In one window of Primulina tabacum isolate GXHZ01 chromosome 8, ASM2559414v2, whole genome shotgun sequence DNA:
- the LOC142552864 gene encoding phosphoglycerate mutase-like protein 1 isoform X2, giving the protein MDTLPGQGLYPLHRCKTIHLVRHAQGFHNVAGEKDHNAYLSPKLLDAQLTPLGWKQVDNLRKHVHASGLSDGIELVVVSPLLRTMQTAVGVFGGEGYVNGIAEPPLMVENAGNSNRAAISSLKSPPFVALELCREHMGVHWCDKRRSIRDYKPLFPAIDFSMAKSDDDVLWKVDVREADEELAARGLQFFNWLWTRKEKEIAVVTHSGFLIHTLNEFGNDCHISLKREICRPFTNCELRSVVIVDRRMIGSHSSTTDYPGKIPRGPDTPSDDADEIL; this is encoded by the exons ATGGATACTTTACCTGGCCAAGGCTTGTACCCTTTGCACCGATGCAAAACTATTCATTTG GTGAGACATGCTCAGGGATTCCACAATGTGGCTGGAGAAAAGGACCACAACGCTTACTTGTCTCCAAAGCTCTTAGATGCACAACTTACACCTCTTGGCTGGAAACAG GTTGATAATCTGCGAAAACATGTTCATGCATCCGGCCTTTCTGATGGAATCGAATTAGTTGTTGTTTCCCCATTGTTAAG GACTATGCAAACGGCTGTTGGAGTATTTGGTGGGGAAGGCTATGTTAATGGAATTGCTGAACCTCCACTGATGGTAGAAAATGCTGGAAACAGTAACCGTGCAGCAATTTCAAGTTTAAAGTCTCCTCCATTTGTGGCACTGGAACTTTGTCGTGAACATATG GGAGTTCACTGGTGCGATAAGAGAAGAAGCATAAGAGATTACAAGCCACTGTTTCCGGCAATCGATTTTTCTATGGCAA AAAGTGATGATGATGTGCTGTGGAAGGTTGATGTTAGGGAGGCCGATGAAGAACTTGCTGCCAGGGGACTGCAATTTTTTAACTG GTTGTGGACACGGAAAGAGAAAGAGATAGCTGTGGTAACTCACAGCGGATTCTTGATTCATACTCTCAACGAGTTTGGCAATGATTGTCATATATCTCTGAAGCGTGAAATATGCAGACC ATTCACCAACTGCGAACTTCGATCAGTGGTCATTGTTGACAGAAG AATGATTGGTTCGCATTCTTCCACGACTGATTATCCTGGAAAAATTCCTCGTGGACCTGACACTCCTAGTGATGACGCTGATGAAATATTATAG
- the LOC142552864 gene encoding phosphoglycerate mutase-like protein 1 isoform X1 encodes MDTLPGQGLYPLHRCKTIHLVRHAQGFHNVAGEKDHNAYLSPKLLDAQLTPLGWKQVDNLRKHVHASGLSDGIELVVVSPLLRTMQTAVGVFGGEGYVNGIAEPPLMVENAGNSNRAAISSLKSPPFVALELCREHMGVHWCDKRRSIRDYKPLFPAIDFSMIESDDDVLWKVDVREADEELAARGLQFFNWLWTRKEKEIAVVTHSGFLIHTLNEFGNDCHISLKREICRPFTNCELRSVVIVDRRMIGSHSSTTDYPGKIPRGPDTPSDDADEIL; translated from the exons ATGGATACTTTACCTGGCCAAGGCTTGTACCCTTTGCACCGATGCAAAACTATTCATTTG GTGAGACATGCTCAGGGATTCCACAATGTGGCTGGAGAAAAGGACCACAACGCTTACTTGTCTCCAAAGCTCTTAGATGCACAACTTACACCTCTTGGCTGGAAACAG GTTGATAATCTGCGAAAACATGTTCATGCATCCGGCCTTTCTGATGGAATCGAATTAGTTGTTGTTTCCCCATTGTTAAG GACTATGCAAACGGCTGTTGGAGTATTTGGTGGGGAAGGCTATGTTAATGGAATTGCTGAACCTCCACTGATGGTAGAAAATGCTGGAAACAGTAACCGTGCAGCAATTTCAAGTTTAAAGTCTCCTCCATTTGTGGCACTGGAACTTTGTCGTGAACATATG GGAGTTCACTGGTGCGATAAGAGAAGAAGCATAAGAGATTACAAGCCACTGTTTCCGGCAATCGATTTTTCTATG ATAGAAAGTGATGATGATGTGCTGTGGAAGGTTGATGTTAGGGAGGCCGATGAAGAACTTGCTGCCAGGGGACTGCAATTTTTTAACTG GTTGTGGACACGGAAAGAGAAAGAGATAGCTGTGGTAACTCACAGCGGATTCTTGATTCATACTCTCAACGAGTTTGGCAATGATTGTCATATATCTCTGAAGCGTGAAATATGCAGACC ATTCACCAACTGCGAACTTCGATCAGTGGTCATTGTTGACAGAAG AATGATTGGTTCGCATTCTTCCACGACTGATTATCCTGGAAAAATTCCTCGTGGACCTGACACTCCTAGTGATGACGCTGATGAAATATTATAG